One stretch of Halobaculum marinum DNA includes these proteins:
- the cobS gene encoding adenosylcobinamide-GDP ribazoletransferase, whose translation MAVSAVAALRGALGFLSRVPVGHSDAGWEAFRRTPTAIPAAGYLIGALVAGVAVAPAVVVGLPAPTLALALVAATYLLTGITHVDGVADLGDAAVVHGDADARRAVLKDTTVGTGGVLAVAVVVGGLALGGLGLASLPLGAAVAVVVAAEVGAKAALATLVCVGQSAHEGLGSALTAESSPRAALGVAVVAAPVVALTWPRPAVGVAVLLAAGAVAAGTLRWSRARLGGVSGDVFGATNELARVAGLHAGVVAWTLS comes from the coding sequence GTGGCTGTGAGCGCGGTGGCCGCCCTCCGGGGCGCGCTCGGCTTCCTCTCGCGCGTGCCAGTCGGCCACAGCGACGCTGGCTGGGAGGCGTTCCGACGGACCCCGACGGCGATCCCGGCGGCCGGCTACCTCATCGGCGCGCTCGTCGCCGGCGTCGCCGTCGCCCCCGCCGTCGTGGTGGGGCTGCCGGCGCCGACGCTCGCGCTCGCGCTCGTCGCCGCCACGTACCTCCTCACTGGAATCACCCACGTCGACGGCGTCGCGGATCTGGGCGACGCGGCGGTCGTCCACGGCGACGCCGACGCCCGCAGAGCCGTGCTGAAGGACACCACCGTCGGCACCGGCGGCGTGCTGGCGGTCGCGGTCGTCGTCGGTGGCCTCGCGCTCGGTGGCCTCGGACTGGCGTCGCTGCCGCTGGGCGCCGCCGTCGCGGTCGTCGTCGCCGCGGAGGTGGGCGCGAAGGCCGCGCTCGCGACGCTCGTGTGCGTCGGCCAGTCGGCCCACGAGGGGCTCGGGTCGGCGTTGACGGCGGAGTCGTCGCCGAGGGCCGCCCTCGGCGTCGCCGTCGTGGCCGCGCCGGTCGTCGCGCTGACGTGGCCCCGTCCCGCCGTCGGCGTCGCCGTGTTGCTCGCGGCCGGCGCGGTCGCCGCGGGGACGCTCCGCTGGTCGCGCGCCCGCCTCGGCGGCGTCAGCGGCGACGTGTTCGGCGCGACGAACGAACTCGCCCGGGTCGCCGGGCTCCACGCGGGGGTGGTCGCGTGGACGCTCTCGTGA
- a CDS encoding SHOCT domain-containing protein, which produces MNERAADRLRENATAVVSTLVTGIWLAALFSGQDWWLAALLFGYVVVVPLTAMLFGDEDDIEEWWDEEVNGLDGLSGSNEDADDHLAEPPTDPDTRDALDTLRERYARGELTDEQFERKLDRLLETESLEDVEDRRRRERESERGR; this is translated from the coding sequence ATGAACGAGCGCGCCGCCGACCGCCTCCGCGAGAACGCGACGGCCGTCGTCAGCACCCTCGTCACGGGGATCTGGCTGGCGGCGCTGTTCTCCGGGCAAGACTGGTGGCTGGCGGCGCTGCTGTTCGGCTACGTCGTGGTCGTCCCGCTGACGGCGATGCTGTTCGGCGACGAAGACGACATCGAGGAGTGGTGGGACGAGGAGGTGAACGGGCTCGACGGCCTCAGCGGATCGAACGAGGACGCGGACGACCACCTCGCGGAACCCCCGACGGACCCCGACACGCGCGACGCCCTCGACACCCTCCGCGAGCGCTACGCGCGCGGCGAGTTGACCGACGAGCAGTTCGAGCGCAAACTCGACCGCCTGTTGGAGACGGAGTCGCTGGAGGACGTGGAGGACCGCCGCCGGCGCGAGCGCGAGTCCGAGCGCGGGCGATAA
- a CDS encoding NTP transferase domain-containing protein, with protein MCGGRGSRLGGDTEKPLVPVAGEPMVERVRQALAASRVERVFAAVSPHTPTTREHLAGRADVTVVDTPGDGYVADLGTALERVGTPVVTVASDLPLLAGDHVDCLLDRFAAGDGVSLATYVPVGVKHEVGVSADTTTNVDGHTVAPTGLNLVADGTDDEAVVVADDRLAVNANRPRDLQVAAALLEGDR; from the coding sequence ATGTGTGGCGGTCGAGGCAGTCGCCTCGGCGGCGACACGGAGAAGCCGCTGGTGCCCGTCGCCGGTGAGCCGATGGTCGAGCGTGTGCGCCAAGCGCTGGCGGCCAGCCGAGTCGAACGGGTGTTCGCAGCAGTCTCCCCGCACACGCCCACGACCCGCGAGCACCTCGCCGGTCGCGCAGACGTGACCGTGGTCGACACCCCCGGCGACGGCTACGTCGCCGACCTGGGGACGGCGCTGGAGCGGGTCGGTACGCCCGTCGTCACCGTCGCGAGCGACCTCCCGCTGCTGGCCGGCGACCACGTCGACTGCCTCCTCGACCGCTTCGCCGCGGGCGACGGCGTCTCGCTGGCGACGTACGTCCCAGTCGGGGTGAAACACGAGGTCGGCGTCAGCGCCGACACGACGACGAACGTCGACGGGCACACGGTCGCCCCGACGGGGCTGAACCTCGTCGCCGACGGCACGGACGACGAGGCGGTCGTGGTCGCGGACGACCGCCTCGCGGTGAACGCGAACCGCCCGCGCGACCTGCAGGTCGCGGCGGCGCTGCTGGAGGGTGATCGATGA
- a CDS encoding H/ACA ribonucleoprotein complex subunit GAR1: MKRVGDVVRTAQGLAVVRVPEGTEPARVGSEVVDESLSTVGRVVDVFGPVEHPYVAVSPADRSQLTGLLGAKLYAR, from the coding sequence GTGAAGCGCGTCGGCGACGTCGTCCGCACCGCACAGGGACTGGCCGTCGTGCGCGTCCCCGAGGGGACCGAACCGGCCCGCGTCGGCAGCGAGGTCGTCGACGAGTCGCTGTCGACGGTCGGGCGCGTCGTCGACGTGTTCGGCCCGGTCGAGCACCCGTACGTCGCGGTGTCGCCCGCCGACCGGTCGCAGTTGACGGGATTGCTCGGCGCGAAGTTGTACGCGCGGTAG
- the cobT gene encoding nicotinate mononucleotide-dependent phosphoribosyltransferase CobT produces MRLVVVAGTTETARIDGISAAGADPALMRHTPGADLDVVVHGEPTLAPVVPVSPTGCPTPAVATRAACELLGFDALAVDAGVAGRTGAPTVDVGFGPGADVREAEAVSRAAETYANARELGAALPDDRIVVGETVPGGTTTALGVLTALGEEPTVSSSLPENPLDLKRRVVAEGLDASGLAPGDAAGDPLTAVRAVGDPVLAAVAGLTVGAVESGTAVTLAGGTQLATAAALVRHAGVEAPLTLATTSFVADDDTAGIADLAASLDLDVRATDPGFDGRDHPAMAAYAAGEAKEGVGMGGALALVDDADTSMAAFRDRLVDVYDRLLADDGGDADVDADR; encoded by the coding sequence GTGAGGCTCGTCGTCGTCGCCGGGACCACAGAGACGGCCCGGATCGACGGGATCAGCGCCGCGGGTGCGGACCCGGCGCTGATGCGACACACGCCAGGCGCCGACCTCGACGTGGTCGTCCACGGGGAGCCGACGCTCGCACCGGTGGTCCCCGTCAGCCCGACCGGCTGTCCGACTCCGGCGGTCGCCACCCGTGCTGCCTGCGAACTGCTCGGCTTCGACGCGCTCGCGGTCGACGCCGGCGTCGCCGGGCGCACCGGGGCGCCGACGGTCGACGTGGGATTCGGCCCCGGCGCGGACGTGCGCGAGGCCGAGGCGGTGTCGCGGGCCGCCGAGACGTACGCGAACGCCCGGGAACTGGGAGCCGCGCTCCCCGACGACCGGATCGTGGTCGGCGAGACCGTCCCCGGTGGGACGACGACCGCGCTGGGCGTGTTGACCGCTCTGGGCGAGGAGCCCACGGTGTCGTCGTCGCTGCCGGAGAACCCGCTCGACCTGAAGCGCCGGGTCGTCGCCGAGGGGTTAGACGCGAGCGGCCTCGCCCCCGGCGACGCCGCGGGCGACCCCCTGACGGCGGTGCGAGCGGTCGGCGACCCGGTGCTCGCGGCGGTCGCCGGACTGACCGTCGGTGCCGTCGAGTCGGGCACCGCGGTGACACTCGCGGGCGGGACGCAGTTGGCGACCGCGGCGGCGCTCGTGCGCCACGCCGGCGTCGAGGCGCCGCTGACGCTGGCGACCACCTCGTTCGTCGCGGACGACGACACCGCGGGCATCGCCGACCTGGCGGCGTCGCTGGACCTCGACGTGCGCGCGACCGACCCGGGGTTCGACGGGCGCGACCACCCCGCGATGGCCGCCTACGCCGCCGGGGAGGCGAAGGAGGGCGTCGGAATGGGCGGGGCACTGGCCCTCGTCGACGACGCGGACACCTCGATGGCCGCGTTCCGCGACCGCCTCGTCGACGTGTACGACCGCCTGCTCGCCGACGACGGCGGTGACGCCGACGTAGACGCAGACCGATGA
- a CDS encoding cobyrinic acid a,c-diamide synthase codes for MKGVVLGGTASGVGKTVATLATITALDRAGHAVQPAKAGPDFIDPSHHERVAGRPSRTLDVWMQGEDGLRRNYHRGEGDVCVVEGVMGLYDGGVSSTARVAAALDLPVVLVVDASAGMESVAATALGFREYAAHAGVDADVVGVIASRAHGGRHERGIREALPDDIAYLGRVPPDPDLEIPDRHLGLHMGAESPVPESALSAAANHLDADALVDLARTPLRPTAAEPARERTHARVAVARDAAFRFCYPATLERLAERATVVPFAPTTDDALPDCDAVYLPGGYPELHAPALADSSALADLAARAADGLPVLGECGGLMALAESLTTVDGDTHAMAGVLPATVRMHERYQALDHVELRARDDALTAAAGGMLRGHEFHYSSADVAADARFAFEVVRGDGIADGLDGLREHRTLGTYAHVHPESGAFDAFLEAI; via the coding sequence ATGAAGGGGGTCGTGCTCGGCGGCACAGCGTCCGGCGTGGGGAAGACCGTGGCGACGCTGGCGACGATCACGGCACTCGACCGGGCCGGCCACGCAGTCCAACCGGCGAAGGCCGGCCCCGACTTCATCGACCCGAGCCACCACGAGCGCGTCGCGGGGCGTCCCTCCCGCACGCTCGACGTGTGGATGCAGGGCGAGGACGGACTCCGGCGCAACTACCACCGCGGCGAGGGCGACGTCTGCGTCGTCGAGGGCGTGATGGGGCTGTACGACGGCGGCGTCTCCAGCACCGCCCGGGTCGCGGCGGCGCTGGACCTCCCCGTCGTGCTCGTCGTCGACGCCAGCGCCGGGATGGAGAGCGTCGCCGCGACCGCGCTGGGCTTTCGCGAGTACGCCGCCCACGCCGGCGTCGACGCGGACGTGGTCGGCGTGATCGCAAGTCGCGCCCACGGCGGGCGCCACGAACGGGGGATCCGCGAGGCGCTGCCCGACGACATCGCGTACCTCGGCCGAGTACCGCCGGACCCGGATCTGGAGATTCCCGACCGCCACCTCGGCCTCCACATGGGCGCGGAGTCGCCGGTGCCCGAGTCGGCGCTGTCGGCCGCGGCCAACCACCTCGACGCCGACGCGCTGGTGGATCTGGCCCGCACCCCGCTGCGACCGACGGCGGCGGAACCGGCCCGCGAACGGACCCACGCGCGGGTCGCCGTCGCACGAGACGCGGCGTTCCGGTTCTGCTACCCCGCGACGCTGGAGCGACTGGCCGAGCGCGCCACGGTCGTCCCGTTCGCGCCGACGACCGACGACGCGCTCCCCGACTGCGACGCCGTCTACCTCCCGGGGGGCTACCCCGAACTCCACGCACCCGCGCTGGCGGACTCCAGCGCGCTGGCCGACCTCGCGGCGCGCGCCGCCGACGGCCTCCCCGTGCTGGGCGAGTGTGGGGGGCTCATGGCCCTGGCGGAGTCGCTGACGACCGTCGACGGCGACACCCACGCGATGGCGGGCGTCCTGCCGGCGACGGTCCGAATGCACGAGCGGTACCAAGCGCTGGACCACGTGGAACTGCGTGCCCGCGACGACGCGCTCACGGCCGCCGCCGGCGGGATGCTCCGCGGCCACGAGTTCCACTACTCGTCGGCGGACGTCGCCGCCGACGCCCGCTTCGCCTTCGAAGTCGTCCGCGGCGACGGCATCGCCGACGGACTCGACGGCCTGCGGGAACACCGGACGCTCGGGACGTACGCGCACGTCCACCCCGAGAGCGGCGCGTTCGACGCCTTCCTGGAGGCGATCTGA
- a CDS encoding PGF-CTERM-anchored ABC transporter substrate-binding protein, protein MGPTGPATDPASATGAASAQTAACEFPVTFTDATGTEVTLDERPDRVTTLNPSAAQTMWEIGGKAQVVGLSQFALYLDGADSRTNVSASGFGVSVEKVVGTNPDLVLAPNASSAETIQSLRDAGLTVYHFRESTTVDDVAAKTTRTGRLTGNCEGAAEANAWMTANVETAGEATADAEDVRALYPLGGGYVAGSGTFISAMIEAAGGTNVAAERDLTGYPQINDEVVLELAPDYLVVTDFSSYLVGQEPYASTPAVQNNNTVRVNRNWLNQPAPRSVVMSVRTLTRGFHPDATATVEFETRAEAVAAMGTGTPTATESQPITDTTSPSVVDETPATETSGPGFGVVLAVLAVLASALLARREQ, encoded by the coding sequence CTGGGGCCGACCGGTCCGGCGACGGACCCAGCGAGCGCCACGGGCGCCGCGAGCGCGCAGACGGCGGCCTGCGAGTTCCCGGTGACCTTCACGGACGCCACCGGAACCGAAGTCACGCTCGACGAGCGACCCGACCGCGTGACGACGCTGAACCCCAGCGCGGCCCAGACGATGTGGGAGATCGGCGGGAAAGCGCAGGTCGTCGGCCTGAGTCAGTTCGCGCTGTACCTCGACGGCGCCGACTCGCGGACGAACGTCTCTGCGTCTGGCTTCGGCGTCAGCGTCGAGAAGGTCGTCGGCACGAACCCCGACCTCGTGCTCGCGCCGAACGCGAGTTCGGCGGAGACGATCCAGTCGCTCCGTGACGCGGGACTGACGGTGTACCACTTCCGCGAGTCGACGACCGTCGACGACGTGGCGGCCAAGACGACGCGCACCGGTCGCCTGACCGGCAACTGCGAGGGCGCCGCCGAGGCGAACGCGTGGATGACCGCGAACGTCGAGACGGCGGGCGAGGCGACCGCCGACGCCGAGGACGTCCGCGCGCTGTACCCGCTCGGCGGCGGCTACGTCGCCGGGTCGGGGACGTTCATCTCCGCGATGATCGAGGCCGCCGGCGGCACGAACGTCGCCGCCGAGCGCGACCTCACCGGCTACCCGCAGATCAACGACGAGGTCGTGCTGGAACTGGCGCCCGACTACCTCGTCGTCACTGACTTCTCCTCGTACCTCGTTGGGCAGGAGCCGTACGCGAGCACGCCCGCGGTGCAGAACAACAACACCGTGCGGGTGAACCGCAACTGGCTGAACCAGCCCGCGCCGCGCTCGGTCGTCATGAGCGTACGGACGCTGACGCGTGGGTTCCACCCCGACGCGACCGCGACCGTCGAGTTCGAGACGCGCGCGGAGGCGGTGGCGGCGATGGGGACCGGGACGCCGACGGCCACGGAGAGTCAACCGATCACCGACACCACGTCGCCGAGCGTCGTCGACGAAACGCCGGCGACCGAGACGTCCGGTCCCGGCTTCGGCGTCGTGCTGGCGGTGCTGGCGGTGCTCGCCTCGGCGCTGCTGGCGCGCCGCGAGCAGTAA
- a CDS encoding heme ABC transporter ATP-binding protein yields MSDDRSSDPEDCPMIAVRDLVVSRGGERVLDGVSLSVDRGELVGLVGPNGAGKTTLVAAVNGTLTPEAGTVELDGTDRSTLSQREVARLVATVPQESNTAFEFSVEAVVEMGRTAYVSRFGTTTEADRAAVERAMDRAGVTAFADRPVTTLSGGERQRVLFARALAGETPGLLLDEPTASLDINHQLRTLELVREVVDDGKAALAAIHDLNLAARVCDRLVLLAGGRIRATGTPREVLGDDALADAFGVRTAVNDDPAVGSPMVTALRDDES; encoded by the coding sequence GTGAGCGACGACCGGTCGAGCGACCCCGAGGACTGCCCGATGATCGCCGTGCGCGACCTGGTCGTCTCCCGCGGCGGCGAGCGCGTCCTCGACGGCGTCTCGCTGTCGGTGGACCGGGGCGAACTCGTCGGCCTCGTCGGCCCGAACGGCGCCGGCAAGACGACGCTCGTCGCGGCGGTCAACGGGACCCTCACGCCCGAGGCGGGGACGGTCGAACTCGACGGGACCGACCGATCGACCCTCAGCCAACGCGAGGTCGCCCGCCTCGTGGCGACGGTGCCACAGGAGTCGAACACCGCCTTCGAGTTCTCCGTCGAGGCGGTGGTGGAGATGGGGCGGACGGCGTACGTCTCGCGGTTCGGGACGACCACCGAGGCCGACCGCGCCGCCGTCGAGCGGGCGATGGACCGGGCGGGCGTGACGGCGTTCGCCGACCGACCGGTGACGACGCTGTCGGGCGGCGAGCGCCAGCGCGTGCTGTTCGCGCGGGCGCTGGCCGGCGAGACGCCCGGCCTCCTGCTCGACGAACCGACCGCCAGCCTCGACATCAACCACCAACTGCGCACGCTCGAACTCGTCCGCGAAGTCGTCGACGACGGGAAGGCTGCGCTGGCGGCCATCCACGACCTCAACCTCGCGGCCCGCGTCTGCGACCGACTCGTCCTCCTGGCGGGCGGCCGGATCCGGGCGACGGGAACGCCCCGCGAAGTGCTCGGCGACGACGCACTCGCGGACGCCTTCGGCGTGCGCACGGCCGTCAACGACGACCCCGCGGTCGGGTCGCCGATGGTGACGGCGCTGCGCGACGACGAGTCCTGA
- the btuC gene encoding vitamin B12 ABC transporter permease BtuC, translated as MTRIWRRTAGYSVALLALLCGVVTVSAGVGPVAVPARSVVAVVANAVVVPAGIDWAAGTATGSPATAGFPLQVQFVHPFAFPVSQTHEAIVMRVRLPRILLAAFVGVGLAAAGTVMQGFFRNPMADPGVIGVSSGAAVGAVSWIVAPSALLALLGPLRPLLAGGAGLQIAAFCGALVAGFGVYLIASRDGRTPTATLLLAGVAVQTFLGAVVSYLLLHSGESIRRVTYWLMGHLSGASWSEVSVVAVLVPALTLVLLAYARDLNVLLLGETDARALGVEAERSKRALLAVSSVLTGVAVAVSGVIGFVGLIVPHAVRLLVGPDHRILLPTSALAGGSFLVVADTVARAGVAELPVGIVTAAAGAPFFLYLLRTREVYDL; from the coding sequence GTGACACGCATCTGGCGTCGAACCGCCGGCTACTCGGTCGCCCTCCTCGCGCTGTTGTGCGGGGTCGTCACCGTGAGCGCCGGCGTCGGGCCGGTCGCGGTGCCCGCGCGGTCGGTGGTGGCCGTCGTCGCCAACGCCGTCGTCGTCCCCGCGGGCATCGACTGGGCCGCCGGCACGGCCACAGGGAGCCCGGCGACCGCGGGGTTCCCGCTACAGGTGCAGTTCGTCCACCCGTTCGCGTTCCCGGTGTCGCAGACCCACGAGGCCATCGTCATGCGCGTGCGCCTGCCGCGGATCCTGCTGGCGGCGTTCGTGGGCGTGGGCCTCGCGGCCGCCGGCACCGTGATGCAGGGGTTCTTCCGCAACCCGATGGCCGACCCGGGCGTCATCGGCGTCTCCTCGGGCGCGGCCGTCGGCGCCGTCTCGTGGATCGTCGCGCCCTCCGCGCTGCTGGCGTTGCTCGGACCGCTCCGCCCGCTCCTCGCCGGCGGCGCCGGCCTCCAGATCGCCGCCTTCTGCGGCGCGCTCGTCGCCGGCTTCGGCGTCTACCTGATCGCCAGCCGCGACGGTCGGACCCCGACGGCGACGCTGTTGCTGGCGGGCGTGGCCGTTCAGACGTTCCTCGGCGCCGTCGTCTCGTACCTGTTGCTCCACTCGGGGGAGTCGATCCGCCGGGTGACGTACTGGCTGATGGGCCACCTCAGCGGCGCAAGTTGGAGCGAGGTGAGCGTCGTCGCCGTCCTCGTGCCCGCGCTGACGCTCGTCCTGCTGGCGTACGCCCGCGACCTGAACGTGCTCCTGTTGGGGGAGACGGACGCGCGCGCCCTCGGCGTCGAGGCCGAACGCAGCAAGCGCGCGCTGCTCGCGGTGTCGTCGGTGCTCACCGGCGTCGCCGTCGCCGTCTCGGGAGTCATCGGCTTCGTCGGCCTCATCGTCCCCCACGCGGTCCGCCTGCTCGTGGGGCCCGACCACCGGATCCTCCTGCCGACGAGCGCGCTCGCGGGCGGGAGCTTCCTCGTCGTCGCCGACACGGTCGCCCGCGCCGGCGTCGCCGAACTCCCAGTCGGCATCGTCACCGCCGCCGCCGGCGCGCCGTTCTTCCTGTACCTGCTGCGCACCCGGGAGGTGTACGACCTGTGA
- the gatB gene encoding Asp-tRNA(Asn)/Glu-tRNA(Gln) amidotransferase subunit GatB: MARAAERAELVPVIGLEVHVQLETDTKIFCGCSTDPAEDEEPNTRVCPTCLGLPGALPVLNEAAVEAAVKVGKALDADIPEETRFHRKNYYYPDLPKNFQITQYDAPLCADGELEFSHEGTRRTVNVRRAHLEEDPGSLRHVRDGPADLDVRTTSVDRADYSLVDYNRAGTPLMEVVTEPDFRHPKEVRAFLEKLEEVLEYLGVFDASRDGSLRIDANLSMVEASEVADDGSIADEVLESANRTEVKNISSHKGAEKALGYERNRQENLLRRGKAVEQETRHFNETHGNTVSMRSKEEEKDYRYFGEADLPALQVSDWKQRIAIPELPDARRERFSEEYGLDDEAASKLTSRKAVADFYEDVAEQFDPDLAAAWVADTLLGELNYRDMAIEDVTHRLDEFTRLVELVATDEVTTKNAEEVVLRTMLDEGLGPDEVVEREGLGTADDDEVATAVAEAIDENPDAVDDYHSGEGGAINFLVGQVMQKTGGSAAPDDVNAMLRERLDE; encoded by the coding sequence ATGGCACGAGCAGCCGAGCGGGCCGAGTTGGTGCCCGTCATCGGGCTGGAGGTCCACGTCCAGCTCGAGACGGACACCAAGATCTTCTGCGGGTGTTCGACCGACCCCGCCGAAGACGAGGAGCCCAACACGCGCGTCTGTCCCACCTGCCTCGGGCTCCCCGGGGCCCTCCCGGTGTTGAACGAGGCGGCCGTCGAGGCCGCCGTGAAGGTGGGGAAGGCGCTCGACGCCGACATCCCCGAGGAGACCCGGTTCCACCGGAAGAACTACTACTACCCCGACCTCCCCAAGAACTTCCAGATCACCCAGTACGACGCGCCGCTGTGTGCCGACGGCGAACTGGAGTTCTCCCACGAGGGCACCCGTCGGACGGTGAACGTCCGCCGCGCTCACCTGGAGGAGGACCCCGGGAGCCTGCGCCACGTCCGCGACGGCCCCGCGGATCTGGACGTGCGCACCACGTCCGTCGACCGCGCGGACTACTCGCTGGTCGACTACAACCGCGCCGGCACGCCGCTGATGGAGGTCGTCACCGAACCCGACTTCCGCCACCCGAAGGAGGTCCGCGCCTTCCTCGAGAAACTGGAGGAGGTGCTGGAGTACCTCGGCGTGTTCGACGCGAGCCGCGACGGCTCGCTGCGTATCGACGCGAACCTCTCGATGGTCGAAGCCAGCGAGGTCGCCGACGACGGCTCCATCGCCGACGAGGTGCTGGAGTCTGCGAACCGCACGGAGGTGAAGAACATCTCCAGCCACAAGGGCGCCGAGAAGGCGCTGGGCTACGAGCGCAACCGGCAGGAGAACCTCCTGCGCCGCGGGAAGGCCGTCGAACAGGAGACGCGCCACTTCAACGAGACGCACGGCAACACCGTCTCGATGCGCTCGAAGGAGGAGGAGAAGGACTACCGCTACTTCGGCGAGGCCGACCTGCCGGCGCTGCAGGTGTCCGACTGGAAACAGCGCATCGCCATCCCGGAACTGCCGGACGCACGCCGCGAGCGCTTCAGCGAAGAGTACGGCCTCGACGACGAGGCCGCCTCGAAGCTCACCTCCCGCAAGGCGGTCGCCGACTTCTACGAAGACGTGGCCGAACAGTTCGACCCGGACCTGGCGGCGGCGTGGGTCGCCGACACGCTCCTGGGCGAACTGAACTACCGTGACATGGCCATCGAGGACGTGACTCACCGCCTCGACGAGTTCACCCGCCTCGTCGAACTCGTCGCCACCGACGAGGTGACGACGAAGAACGCCGAGGAGGTCGTCCTCCGCACGATGCTCGACGAGGGGCTCGGCCCCGACGAGGTCGTCGAGCGCGAGGGCCTGGGCACCGCGGACGACGACGAGGTCGCCACCGCGGTCGCTGAGGCCATCGACGAGAACCCCGACGCAGTCGACGACTACCACAGCGGCGAGGGCGGCGCGATCAACTTCCTCGTCGGCCAGGTGATGCAGAAGACGGGCGGCTCTGCGGCGCCGGACGACGTGAACGCGATGCTGCGCGAACGACTCGACGAGTAA
- a CDS encoding HAD family hydrolase, which yields MTGDEGAAGRVAAVSFDLFGTLVNADRPADPATAVARELRERGVTVPDDWAAAYAEPHLDYDDGGERPLHHHVAAALASRTSLAEREVVDDAAVAVRAAFDAPVETRDGAVEAVATLAERYPVGVCSNCSVPGLVQRTLDRSALDPGAFETVTASVDCGWRKPDRRAFATVADGLGVPVDSLLHVGDDPATDGAVADHGGVALLVDDVPLRDLPATVEARWG from the coding sequence GTGACCGGAGACGAGGGAGCTGCCGGGCGGGTCGCCGCCGTCTCGTTCGACCTGTTCGGGACGCTCGTCAACGCCGACCGGCCCGCGGATCCGGCGACCGCCGTCGCCCGCGAACTCCGCGAACGCGGGGTCACCGTACCCGACGACTGGGCCGCCGCGTACGCCGAACCGCACCTCGACTACGACGACGGCGGCGAGCGCCCGCTCCACCACCACGTCGCCGCCGCGCTCGCGAGTCGGACCAGCCTCGCGGAGCGCGAGGTCGTCGACGACGCCGCCGTCGCGGTGCGAGCGGCGTTCGACGCACCGGTCGAGACGCGCGACGGCGCCGTCGAAGCGGTCGCCACCCTCGCCGAGCGCTACCCGGTCGGCGTCTGCTCGAACTGCAGCGTTCCGGGCCTCGTCCAGCGGACGCTCGACCGCTCCGCGCTCGACCCCGGGGCGTTCGAGACGGTGACCGCGAGCGTCGACTGCGGGTGGCGCAAGCCGGACCGGCGGGCGTTCGCGACCGTCGCCGACGGGTTGGGCGTCCCCGTCGACAGCCTCCTCCACGTGGGCGACGACCCGGCGACCGACGGCGCCGTCGCCGACCACGGCGGGGTCGCGCTGCTCGTCGACGACGTGCCGCTGCGCGACCTGCCGGCGACGGTGGAGGCACGATGGGGCTGA
- the srp19 gene encoding signal recognition particle subunit SRP19 produces MVENVLYPAYFDAAYTRAEGRRVPEDLAVSEPTVDEIAKAVQQVGYDAKIERDKTYSREYEPRGSVVVTGTDETAKNDLVQAVGAYLGVIRGD; encoded by the coding sequence ATGGTCGAGAACGTCCTCTACCCCGCCTACTTCGACGCGGCGTACACCCGCGCCGAGGGGCGACGCGTCCCCGAAGACCTCGCGGTGTCGGAGCCGACGGTCGACGAGATCGCGAAGGCCGTCCAGCAGGTCGGCTACGACGCGAAGATCGAACGCGACAAGACGTACAGTCGGGAGTACGAGCCCCGCGGCAGCGTCGTCGTGACGGGGACCGACGAGACCGCGAAGAACGACCTCGTGCAGGCGGTCGGCGCCTACCTCGGCGTCATCCGCGGGGACTGA